Proteins from a single region of Juglans microcarpa x Juglans regia isolate MS1-56 chromosome 5S, Jm3101_v1.0, whole genome shotgun sequence:
- the LOC121267903 gene encoding LOW QUALITY PROTEIN: probable 3-deoxy-D-manno-octulosonic acid transferase, mitochondrial (The sequence of the model RefSeq protein was modified relative to this genomic sequence to represent the inferred CDS: substituted 1 base at 1 genomic stop codon): protein MAATKEGKVRYKIYRALTYGVSPVLDLHLRFRWLRGREHSHRWTERLGRPSLPRPPGPLLWFHAVSLGEGMSVIPIIKHCIYQRPDLNVLMTAATVSAFEVIYKQLPNGVVYQFAPRDTPTAVGAFLDHWKPNAIIIIESELWPNLIMAASKNNIVLALLNARISAKAFKLFSGPVLLPLISLMLSKFSLIVPLSTMQAIHFQLLQAPPCIINFSGDLKYVVEDFDVSEEELRSIEDLKLQLPHRQVWMSSSIHRGEEEMMLGVHAVFTEMHPDMLTILVPRDPXHGREIAQELQKEGQNIALRSRHEKLVAGTTIYIVDTFGELRYLYGVTPIAVVGGSFFPGTAGHNISEAAAAGCAVLTGHHVGHFSHMVLEMQRLNPLSVFQVSGKVELEKVLKELFSDAKVLESRRMAAKQSNYSLSRGVIANVWNLLNLHVFKRALC from the exons ATGGCGGCAACGAAGGAGGGGAAGGTGAGGTACAAGATTTACAGGGCGCTCACCTACGGTGTATCGCCGGTGCTGGACCTCCACCTCCGGTTTCGCTGGCTCCGAGGCCGCGAACACTCGCACCGCTGGACCGAGCGTCTTGGACGTCCCTCTCTTCCTCGCCCCCCGGGCCCTCTCCTCTGGTTCCATGCCGTCTCTCTCG GTGAAGGAATGAGCGTGATTCCGATAATCAAACATTGCATATATCAAAGACCCGATTTGAACGTTTTAATGACAGCAGCAACTGTGTCTGCTTT CGAAGTAATATATAAACAGCTTCCAAACGGTGTCGTATATCAA TTTGCGCCGCGTGATACTCCGACTGCGGTCGGTGCTTTCCTTGACCATTGGAAGCCAAATGCAATCATCATTATAGAGAGTGAATTATGGCCTAATCTTATTATGGCTGCTTCGAAAAACAAT ATAGTGCTGGCACTGTTAAATGCTCGGATTTCTGCAAAAGCCTTTAAGCTTTTTTCAGGACCGGTGCTTCTTCCACTGATTTCGTTGATGCTTTCAAAGTTTTCTTTGATTGTCCCATTG AGCACTATGCAGGCTATCCACTTTCAACTACTGCAAGCCCCTCCTTGTATCAtcaacttttctggcgacttgaAATATG TGGTGGAAGATTTTGACGTTTCTGAGGAAGAGTTGAGAAGTATAGAAGATCTGAAGTTACAGCTTCCCCACAGGCAGGTTTGGATGTCTTCTTCTATACACAGGGGTGAAGAAGAAA TGATGCTAGGAGTTCATGCAGTGTTTACAGAAATGCATCCTGATATGCTCACTATACTTGTACCACGGGATCCATGACATGGACGAGAAATTGCTCAA GAATTGCAGAAAGAAGGTCAAAACATAGCATTGAGGTCTCGACATGAAAAGCTGGTGGCAggaacaactatatatattgtcGACACATTCG GTGAGTTAAGATACTTGTATGGCGTAACTCCAATTGCTGTAGTTGGAGGTTCATTCTTCCCAGGTACAGCTGGCCATAACATATCAGAAGCTGCTGCAGCTGGCTGTGCTGTTTTGACTG GTCATCATGTTGGGCATTTCTCACACATGGTTCTTGAAATGCAACGGTTAAATCCTTTGTCTGTTTTTCAG GTTTCTGGAAAAGTAGAGCTTGAGAAAGTGCTCAAGGAGCTATTCAGTGATGCTAAAGTTTTGGAATCACGTCGCATGGCTGCAAAACAATCAAACTACTCTCTTTCCAGGGGCGTCATTGCCAATGTCTGGAACCTACTGAATTTGCATGTTTTCAAACGGGCTCTCTGTTAG